Proteins encoded by one window of Winogradskyella sp. PG-2:
- a CDS encoding ATP-binding cassette domain-containing protein produces MLHIDSLTKSYSNKVILSDVFLSCKKGDIKGLIGRNGSGKSTFLKIVFGTIKADFKFIRVGDKVIKNISNGRHLINYLPQDNFLPNNISLKSLIHLFLHKDNREPVLENEYVKPLLHKKNQDLSGGERRIIEILLIIHSNAEFILLDEPFNGVSPIMKNYINDYIITMKSSKGFIITDHDYENVIHLADSIIYLQNGYLREINDKKELIDLGYISKTTFDNVYN; encoded by the coding sequence ATGCTGCATATAGATAGCTTAACCAAATCTTATAGCAATAAAGTTATACTAAGTGATGTGTTTCTTTCTTGTAAAAAAGGAGATATTAAAGGCTTAATTGGCCGCAATGGTTCTGGTAAATCTACATTTCTTAAGATTGTATTTGGCACAATAAAAGCAGATTTTAAGTTTATAAGAGTTGGGGATAAGGTTATAAAAAACATATCGAATGGAAGGCATTTAATCAACTATTTACCTCAAGATAATTTCTTACCCAATAACATTTCACTAAAGTCATTAATACATCTATTTCTTCACAAAGACAATAGAGAACCTGTCCTAGAAAACGAGTATGTAAAACCATTACTTCACAAAAAAAATCAGGATTTATCTGGTGGTGAAAGACGAATAATTGAAATCTTATTAATTATTCACTCTAATGCAGAATTTATTTTACTCGACGAGCCTTTTAATGGAGTGAGTCCCATTATGAAAAATTATATAAACGATTATATAATAACAATGAAATCATCTAAAGGCTTTATTATCACTGATCATGACTATGAAAATGTCATCCATTTAGCTGACAGCATTATCTATCTTCAAAATGGTTATTTAAGAGAAATCAATGATAAAAAAGAATTAATTGATTTAGGCTATATATCAAAAACTACTTTCGACAACGTTTATAATTGA
- a CDS encoding tetratricopeptide repeat protein, which produces MKLKSLVILLVIIVSSCSNSVEYSEQFINETTGSYLFNQDEVIKVYYENNKLYLNWKGGVVEPVATGENEFFVADMYKKLHFVKHPETQKPYLSIISEDDESKITYDYLKAPKGYKTPSTHLKEGNYEKALAGYLEIKEQDSTSQYIREWDFNSMGYKHMRKREYDKAIRVLRLNAELHPNSANVYDSLGEAYLLNGDSLKAYDNYKKALEFNSTNRRAKDYVDSYAKKLSE; this is translated from the coding sequence ATGAAACTAAAATCTTTAGTCATACTGCTAGTAATTATAGTTAGTAGTTGCTCCAATTCAGTCGAATATTCAGAACAGTTTATAAATGAAACAACAGGTAGTTATCTATTTAATCAAGACGAGGTAATTAAAGTGTATTATGAAAACAATAAACTTTATCTCAATTGGAAAGGCGGAGTAGTAGAACCTGTTGCGACTGGTGAGAATGAATTCTTTGTTGCAGATATGTATAAGAAACTGCATTTTGTTAAGCATCCAGAAACTCAGAAGCCTTATTTGTCTATTATATCAGAGGACGATGAAAGCAAAATAACTTATGATTATTTAAAAGCTCCTAAAGGTTATAAAACACCGAGTACCCATTTAAAAGAAGGGAATTATGAAAAAGCACTTGCTGGTTATCTAGAAATTAAAGAGCAAGATTCTACAAGTCAATATATAAGAGAATGGGATTTTAATAGTATGGGCTATAAGCATATGAGAAAGCGAGAATATGACAAAGCGATACGTGTATTAAGGTTAAATGCTGAGCTACATCCAAATAGTGCAAATGTTTATGATAGTCTAGGCGAAGCATATTTATTAAATGGTGATAGTTTAAAAGCCTATGATAATTACAAAAAAGCATTAGAGTTTAATTCTACCAATAGAAGAGCTAAGGATTACGTGGATAGTTATGCTAAAAAACTTAGCGAATAA
- a CDS encoding peptidylprolyl isomerase: MQDGLYAKFNTSKGEILVNLEFEKTPGTVGNFVALAEGNMENSAKPQGNPYYDGLKFHRVIPDFMIQGGCPQGTGTGNPGYKFDDEIHPDLKHDAPGKLSMANAGPGTNGSQFFITHIATDWLDGKHTVFGNVIEGQDIVDAIAQDDTIDSLEIVKVGEAAENFNAIEAFRTFEGAREKRIAAERDAAKAELDKLAAGFDETESGLRYQIIQKGDGQKAEKGNMVSVHYKGQLADGTVFDSSYKRNSPLDFQVGVGQVIPGWDEGICLLNVGDKARLVIPSDLGYGPAGAGGVIPPNATLVFDVELMGIN; the protein is encoded by the coding sequence ATGCAAGACGGTTTATACGCAAAATTCAATACCTCTAAAGGTGAAATATTAGTGAATTTAGAGTTTGAAAAGACTCCAGGAACAGTAGGTAACTTTGTAGCCTTGGCAGAAGGGAATATGGAAAATTCGGCAAAGCCACAAGGCAATCCATACTATGATGGATTAAAATTTCACAGAGTGATTCCAGATTTTATGATTCAAGGTGGTTGTCCTCAAGGTACAGGTACTGGAAATCCAGGTTATAAGTTTGATGATGAAATTCATCCAGATTTAAAACACGATGCTCCAGGAAAACTATCTATGGCAAATGCTGGTCCAGGTACTAATGGTAGTCAATTTTTTATCACACATATCGCCACAGATTGGTTAGACGGTAAGCATACTGTTTTTGGTAATGTAATAGAAGGACAAGATATTGTAGATGCTATTGCACAAGATGATACTATTGATAGTTTAGAAATAGTTAAAGTTGGTGAAGCGGCTGAAAATTTTAATGCTATTGAAGCATTCAGAACTTTCGAAGGAGCTAGAGAAAAACGAATCGCTGCTGAACGCGATGCTGCAAAAGCTGAGTTAGATAAGTTAGCTGCTGGCTTTGATGAAACAGAATCGGGTTTACGTTATCAAATCATTCAAAAAGGTGATGGGCAAAAAGCAGAGAAAGGAAATATGGTTTCTGTGCACTATAAAGGACAATTAGCAGACGGAACAGTGTTTGATTCGTCTTATAAACGTAATTCTCCATTAGATTTTCAAGTTGGTGTTGGGCAAGTTATTCCTGGATGGGATGAAGGTATTTGTCTTTTAAATGTAGGTGATAAAGCGCGTTTAGTTATACCAAGTGACTTAGGTTATGGCCCTGCTGGAGCTGGTGGAGTAATTCCTCCGAATGCAACTTTAGTATTCGATGTAGAGTTGATGGGAATCAATTAA
- the recQ gene encoding DNA helicase RecQ — protein sequence MSIAEIDLHASLKKYFGFSQFKGLQEEVIENVVAGNNTFVIMPTGGGKSLCYQLPAIIKEGTAIVVSPLIALMKNQVDAIRAVSDNEGVAHVLNSSLNKTEVKRVKDDITNGITKLLYVAPESLTKEEYVEFLRTVKISFMAVDEAHCISEWGHDFRPEYRNLRHIIKRIGDNIPIVGLTATATPKVQEDILKSLGMPKAVTFKASFNRPNLYYEVRPKTKNVDADIIRFVKQNEGKSGIVYCLSRKRVEELAQVLQVNGVKAVPYHAGLDAKTRVKHQDMFLMEDTDVVVATIAFGMGIDKPDVRFVIHHDIPKSIESYYQETGRAGRDGGEGHCLAYYAYKDIEKLEKFMSGKPVAEQEIGHALLQEVVAFAETSVSRRKFILHYFGEEFDNATGEGGDMDDNVRNPKKQVEAKSEVQTLLDTVSKTNEKYKSKDLVQVLVGNANALISSHKTDTQPFFGVGKNKEARYWMALIRQILVAGYLKKDIETYGVLRLSDSGRSYMDKPQSFMMAEDHVFDETSNDGIITNSKGGGAAADEKLMTMLKDLRKRNAKRLGVPPFVIFQDPSLEDMALKYPISVQELSNVHGVGESKAKKYGKDFVGLIADYVEENDIMRPDDMVVKSTGTNSAIKLYIIQNVDRKLPLSDIASSKGMEMPAFIKEMESIVFSGTKLNISYWIDEILDEDQQEEIHEYFMESESDKIDDAIEEFDGDYDDEELRLYRIKFMSEVAN from the coding sequence ATGAGTATTGCAGAAATTGACTTACATGCTTCACTAAAAAAGTACTTTGGTTTTTCACAATTCAAAGGGCTTCAAGAAGAAGTTATAGAAAACGTAGTTGCAGGCAACAATACGTTTGTTATTATGCCAACAGGAGGTGGTAAATCGTTGTGTTATCAGTTGCCAGCTATTATTAAAGAAGGTACAGCAATCGTAGTATCTCCACTAATTGCTCTAATGAAAAATCAAGTTGATGCCATTAGAGCAGTTTCTGATAACGAAGGAGTTGCACATGTATTAAACTCTTCTTTAAATAAAACTGAAGTTAAACGTGTAAAAGATGACATTACAAATGGTATTACGAAATTACTTTATGTAGCACCAGAATCGTTAACTAAAGAGGAATATGTTGAGTTTTTAAGAACAGTCAAAATTTCATTCATGGCTGTAGATGAAGCGCATTGTATTAGCGAATGGGGACATGATTTTAGACCAGAATACAGAAATTTACGACACATTATAAAACGCATTGGTGATAATATTCCGATTGTGGGTCTTACGGCAACTGCAACTCCAAAAGTACAAGAAGATATTCTGAAAAGTTTAGGCATGCCAAAAGCAGTAACGTTTAAAGCATCCTTTAATAGACCAAATTTATATTACGAAGTACGACCAAAAACTAAGAATGTAGATGCAGATATTATTCGTTTTGTAAAACAGAACGAAGGCAAATCTGGTATTGTGTATTGTTTAAGTCGTAAGCGAGTAGAAGAGTTAGCACAAGTACTTCAAGTAAATGGAGTTAAGGCAGTGCCTTACCATGCTGGATTAGACGCCAAAACAAGAGTAAAGCATCAAGATATGTTCTTAATGGAAGATACAGATGTAGTTGTTGCTACAATAGCTTTTGGAATGGGAATTGATAAACCTGATGTTCGTTTTGTAATTCATCACGATATTCCTAAGAGTATAGAAAGCTATTATCAAGAAACAGGACGCGCAGGACGAGATGGAGGAGAAGGTCATTGTCTGGCATACTATGCTTATAAGGACATTGAGAAGCTCGAAAAGTTTATGTCTGGTAAACCTGTTGCTGAGCAAGAGATTGGTCATGCGTTGCTACAAGAAGTGGTAGCATTTGCTGAAACTTCTGTGTCACGACGAAAATTTATCTTGCATTACTTTGGTGAAGAATTTGACAATGCAACTGGTGAAGGTGGTGATATGGATGATAATGTTCGTAACCCTAAAAAGCAAGTTGAAGCTAAAAGTGAAGTTCAAACTCTTTTAGATACTGTAAGTAAGACCAATGAAAAATATAAGTCCAAAGATTTAGTACAAGTATTGGTTGGTAATGCTAATGCACTTATTTCATCTCACAAAACTGATACACAGCCCTTTTTTGGTGTTGGTAAAAATAAAGAAGCTAGATATTGGATGGCGTTAATTCGTCAAATTCTCGTTGCTGGTTATCTAAAGAAAGATATTGAGACCTATGGAGTTTTAAGGTTAAGTGATAGCGGTAGAAGCTATATGGATAAGCCACAATCTTTTATGATGGCAGAAGACCATGTGTTTGATGAAACATCTAATGATGGCATTATAACAAACTCAAAAGGTGGCGGAGCAGCAGCAGATGAAAAACTCATGACAATGCTTAAGGATTTACGTAAGCGCAATGCTAAACGACTTGGAGTACCTCCATTTGTTATTTTTCAAGATCCTTCTTTAGAGGATATGGCTTTAAAATATCCAATCTCAGTTCAGGAATTATCTAATGTGCATGGTGTTGGTGAGAGTAAAGCAAAAAAATATGGAAAGGATTTTGTTGGACTGATTGCCGACTATGTTGAAGAAAATGATATTATGCGACCAGATGATATGGTTGTAAAATCAACAGGAACAAATTCAGCTATTAAATTATACATTATACAAAACGTTGATAGAAAATTACCGTTAAGTGATATTGCATCTTCTAAAGGCATGGAAATGCCTGCTTTTATTAAAGAGATGGAATCTATTGTCTTTTCAGGTACAAAATTAAATATTAGTTATTGGATTGATGAGATTTTAGACGAAGATCAGCAAGAAGAGATTCATGAGTATTTTATGGAGTCTGAAAGCGATAAGATTGATGACGCCATTGAGGAATTCGATGGAGATTACGATGACGAAGAATTACGACTGTATCGTATTAAGTTTATGAGTGAGGTTGCAAACTAG